The genome window tttttttttctttacttttcatttgttcatttttctcTCCTGCATGAAAGAACGAAGCTCTCACTGTTCTTAAACAGAGAGACCAACATGGATGGAGTATGGAGGCGTGGTCCGTCCTGCAGACCTTCCCTCCTGGAGAAACGTCCTCATCTTGTCAGAAGTCTGAGGTTAGGACACCGTGCAGCTGTTGGTCTTATTCATGGGCGGCCTGAATCCTGCGTCTTTCGGAAACGTCTCCCGGCGACGTCTCAGCGCCGGGCTCAGCCGCCTGGGCAGGTTGGTCTGCTGGAGAAGTTCTCTGAACACCTCCGCGACATGCTCGTTCTCTTTCGCCGATGCCTCCAGGAAGTTGTTGTTCCAGTCCAGCTCCACCATAGCCAGGACATCTTGGGAGCTCACCTGCCTGGACTCGTTGCGGTCGCTCTTGTTCCCGACCACCACGATGGGCGTGAGCTTGTCCTCCTTGATCTCCAGGATCTCATCACGCAGGTTCTTGACTGTCTCGAGGGACTCTGCGTCATCGATGGAGTAGACGAGCGCGAAGGCATCGCTGTTGCGGATGGAGAGCTTGCGCATGGCCGGGAACGAGTAGCTTCCGCTGGTGTCCAGGATCTCCACCGTCACCTTGACGCCGGAGAACTCGTACTCTTTGC of Clarias gariepinus isolate MV-2021 ecotype Netherlands chromosome 6, CGAR_prim_01v2, whole genome shotgun sequence contains these proteins:
- the LOC128526357 gene encoding GTP-binding protein Rhes-like, with product MSLDVKEKTQVRLVFMGAAGVGKTSLIRRYLNDSFETKHRRTVEEMHSKEYEFSGVKVTVEILDTSGSYSFPAMRKLSIRNSDAFALVYSIDDAESLETVKNLRDEILEIKEDKLTPIVVVGNKSDRNESRQVSSQDVLAMVELDWNNNFLEASAKENEHVAEVFRELLQQTNLPRRLSPALRRRRETFPKDAGFRPPMNKTNSCTVS